A single region of the Salvia miltiorrhiza cultivar Shanhuang (shh) chromosome 8, IMPLAD_Smil_shh, whole genome shotgun sequence genome encodes:
- the LOC130996926 gene encoding pentatricopeptide repeat-containing protein At3g05340, whose protein sequence is MSAIRCVLTKLRPPPLPPQLLSWRRSSTLSPLPSKYTLSSITDSNLRELINSCGSQGNIRLGSHLHAYLIKSPPSFDNGAPLSRRNSQVIYNSLLHMYCKCGQLRDAANLFDELPLRDTVSWNSLISGFLKLGELETGFGYFKLLLGSTEYMFDHASLTSVLSACGGKELLGIVKMVHALAILSGYERDVTVGNALTTSYFRCLSLELGMCVFDEMAERNVVTWTAAISGMAQNKFFVGSLKLFMEMHHSSVSPNGLTYLAALTACSGLQALKEGAQIHGVVCKMGYQSDLCIESALMDVYSKCGCVDEAWRIFESAEVLDEVSMTVILAGFAQNGYEEEAIRLFVKMVKAGAYLDPNMISAILGVFGIGASQGLGVQIHSMVIKKGFASNVFVSNGLINMYSKFGELEGSVKVFERMYGKNLISWNSIIAAFARHGDGLRALQLYEQMKSDDVEPTDVTFLSLLHACSHVGLLHKGMEFLQSMVKTYGMKPRMEHYACVVDMLGRAGLLKEAKSFIEGLRVKPDALVWQALLGACSIYGDVDVGKYAAEELAQAAPDSPVPFVSMANIYSSRGRWKERARTIKKMKEKGVAKETGASWIEIEKKIHRFVVADRIHPRGDHVYAVLTMIIGHMRDDDGLNSSSSIAHFPLDYWMLGCT, encoded by the coding sequence ATGAGTGCCATCAGATGCGTCCTCACCAAACTCCGCCCTCCTCCTCTGCCACCTCAGCTTCTCTCATGGCGCCGCTCCTCAACATTATCACCTCTACCCTCCAAATACACACTCTCTTCCATCACAGATTCGAACCTCCGCGAATTGATCAATTCTTGCGGAAGCCAAGGCAATATCCGCCTAGGTTCTCACCTCCACGCCTACCTCATCAAGAGCCCTCCATCTTTTGACAACGGAGCTCCACTCTCTCGCCGAAATTCTCAGGTGATTTACAACTCCTTACTCCACATGTACTGCAAATGCGGCCAGCTCCGTGATGCAGCCAACCTGTTCGACGAATTGCCGCTGAGAGACACTGTGTCGTGGAACTCGCTCATTTCGGGTTTCCTGAAATTGGGAGAGTTGGAAACGGGATTTGGGTATTTCAAATTGTTGTTGGGCTCTACTGAATACATGTTTGATCACGCGAGTTTAACTTCGGTGCTATCGGCTTGTGGTGGAAAGGAGTTGCTTGGCATTGTGAAGATGGTGCACGCATTGGCGATTCTAAGTGGTTATGAGAGGGATGTAACAGTCGGGAATGCCCTAACGACGTCGTATTTCAGATGTCTGTCTCTGGAGTTGGGGATGTGCGTTTTTGATGAGATGGCTGAGAGGAATGTTGTTACTTGGACGGCTGCTATTTCGGGAATGGCGCAGAATAAGTTTTTTGTTGGGAGCTTGAAGCTGTTTATGGAAATGCACCACAGTTCGGTTTCCCCCAATGGTTTGACGTATTTGGCCGCGCTCACGGCCTGCTCTGGACTGCAGGCCCTCAAGGAGGGTGCTCAGATTCATGGTGTGGTTTGTAAGATGGGGTATCAATCGGATTTGTGCATCGAGAGTGCATTGATGGATGTGTATTCGAAATGTGGTTGTGTGGATGAGGCCTGGCGGATATTTGAGTCTGCTGAGGTTCTTGATGAGGTGTCTATGACTGTTATACTTGCTGGTTTTGCACAGAACGGATACGAGGAGGAGGCTATACGGTTGTTTGTGAAGATGGTGAAGGCGGGAGCCTATCTCGACCCCAACATGATTTCTGCCATTCTTGGGGTGTTTGGCATCGGTGCTTCTCAAGGTCTAGGCGTGCAGATTCACTCTATGGTGATCAAGAAGGGATTTGCTTCAAATGTCTTTGTTAGCAATGGCTTAATCAACATGTACTCCAAATTTGGGGAGTTGGAAGGGTCGGTTAAGGTTTTTGAGCGTATGTATGGGAAGAATCTGATTTCTTGGAACTCCATCATTGCAGCTTTTGCTCGTCATGGTGATGGGTTGAGAGCGCTGCAGCTATACGAACAGATGAAGTCAGACGACGTGGAACCAACAGATGTTACATTTCTGTCATTGCTTCATGCTTGTAGTCATGTAGGGCTACTGCATAAGGGCATGGAGTTTTTACAATCTATGGTGAAAACATATGGAATGAAGCCGAGGATGGAGCATTACGCGTGTGTAGTAGACATGCTGGGCCGAGCAGGGCTATTGAAGGAAGCCAAGAGCTTCATAGAGGGGTTGCGGGTGAAACCAGATGCGCTTGTTTGGCAAGCATTGCTCGGTGCTTGTAGCATCTATGGCGATGTTGATGTGGGGAAGTATGCAGCCGAGGAGCTAGCTCAGGCGGCACCTGATAGTCCAGTGCCGTTTGTCTCCATGGCGAACATCTACTCTTCTAGAGGGCGGTGGAAGGAACGAGCAAGAACAATcaagaagatgaaggagaaagGAGTGGCGAAAGAGACTGGTGCGAGTTGGATTGAGATTGAGAAGAAGATTCACAGATTTGTTGTTGCTGATCGAATCCATCCACGAGGCGACCATGTCTACGCAGTGCTAACGATGATTATTGGGCACATGAGAGACGATGATGGCCTAAATTCTTCAAGCTCCATTGCACATTTTCCACTAGATTATTGGATGCTTGGTTGTACATGA
- the LOC130996922 gene encoding kinesin-like protein KIN-14S, producing the protein MDDQALEILCSSFDHAVTLSPINADQTAATPEENSGCEGNCDSVDTSATSDDTQEACSQTLPIFLKIEGLSNKLQSIREEHARLSNEVKSISIDSLLGSEAFTALEKLSVEHELLKNKYHEECELLKKKYFQESSERKKLYNEVIELKGNIRVFCRCRPLKQDEIEKGSTSVVDFDSSQENELQIICSDSSKKQFKFDHVFGPEDNQEAIFDQTMPIVTSVLDGYNVCIFAYGQTGTGKTYTMEGTSENRGVNYRTLKELFRMSKERSSIMRYELFVSMLEVYNEKIRDLLVENPNQPAKKLDIKQSAEGTQEVPGLVEARVYDTDGVWSLLKSGSQVRSVGSTNANEFSSRSHCLLRVTVAGENLINGQKTRSHLWLVDLAGSERVGKIEVEGERLKESQFINKSLAALGDVISALASKNSHVPYRNSKLTHMLQSSLGGDCKTLMFVQISPNSADLGETLCSLNFASRVRGVEHGPARRQTDHAELLKYKQLAEKAKQDEKEAKKLQDNVHALQLRLAAREHICKNLQEKVRDLETQLAEERKTRLKQENRALASLAPQSTLTSNQAQKTSTDNKKPPLVPSKLRLPLRRITNFMPAPPSPAPANKKSMSYLPVVREDKENGLRGKQVLKARRGSIAVRPSPAMTTGQVFQPKRRASIATFRPESNSSMATPLQNSSSRMMRTDRVMGRQSFVWDPQRVWRTSRVSSPTSTIEATPIGPKSSKFRGSPPSQVPGSWKPKHPTVVALQKKVVWSPLKLRGIKNKRNSIMS; encoded by the exons ATGGACG ATCAAGCCCTGGAAATCCTTTGTTCGAGTTTTGATCATGCTGTTACTCTATCCCCTATTAATGCTG ATCAAACTGCTGCGACACCAGAGGAAAATTCAG GATGTGAAGGAAATTGTGATTCAGTGGATACCAGTGCTACTTCTGATGATACTCAAGAAGCATGTTCACAGACTCTTCCGATTTTTCTGAAAATTGAAGGTCTTAGCAACAAACTACAG AGTATCAGAGAAGAACATGCACGCCTGAGCAATGAAGTAAAGAGCATCTCAATTGATTCTTTACTTGGTTCAGAAGCTTTCACTGCTCTTGAGAAGCTGA gTGTGGAACATGAACTTCTGAAGAATAAGTACCATGAAGAGTGTGAGTTACTGAAGAAGAAGTATTTCCAAGAATCGTCGGAAAGAAAGAAGCTTTACAATGAAGTGATTGAACTCAAAGGAAATATTAGGGTCTTCTGTAGGTGCAGGCCACTGAAACAAGATGAGATTGAGAAAGGCTCCACATCAGTTGTTGATTTTGACTCATCTCAGGAAAATGAGCTGCAGATCATTTGCTCTGATTCTTCCAAAAAGCAATTCAAATTTGACCACGTGTTCGGACCTGAGGACAACCAAG AGGCTATCTTTGACCAAACTATGCCTATAGTAACCTCTGTCTTGGATGGTTACAATGTATGCATATTTGCCTATGGACAAACAGGCACTGGAAAGACATACACAATGGAAGGAACATCAGAGAATAGAGGAGTAAACTATCGAACCCTGAAGGAGCTTTTTAGGATGTCCAAGGAAAGGAGCAGTATTATGAGATATGAATTGTTTGTTAGCATGTTGGAGGTCTACAATGAAAAGATAAGGGATCTTCTGGTTGAGAACCCGAACCAACCTGCAAAGAA GTTGGACATAAAACAATCAGCTGAGGGTACTCAGGAAGTCCCTGGACTGGTTGAAGCTCGTGTTTATGATACAGATGGAGTTTGGAGTTTACTTAAATCAGGAAGTCAAGTAAGATCTGTTGGATCAACCAATGCTAATGAGTTCAGTAGCCGGTCTCACTG CTTGTTGAGGGTAACTGTAGCTGGAGAAAATTTAATAAACGGCCAAAAAACAAGAAGCCATTTATGGCTGGTTGACCTAGCAGGAAGTGAGCGCGTAGGTAAGATTGAAGTTGAAGGTGAAAGACTGAAGGAGTctcaattcataaataaatcctTGGCAGCACTGGGAGATGTTATCTCAGCCCTAGCCTCCAAGAATTCTCATGTTCCTTACAG GAACTCGAAGCTTACTCATATGCTGCAAAGTTCCCTAG GTGGAGATTGTAAAACTTTGATGTTTGTTCAAATTAGCCCAAATTCGGCTGACCTTGGAGAAACACTTTGCTCCTTGAATTTTGCTAGCCGTGTCCGAGGAGTTGAGCATGGGCCTGCCCGGAGACAGACAGATCATGCAGAGCTTTTGAAATACAAGCAGCTT GCAGAAAAGGCAAAACAAGATGAGAAGGAAGCCAAGAAGTTGCAGGATAACGTGCACGCTTTGCAGTTACGGCTTGCTGCTAGAGAACATATTTGCAAAAATCTTCAAGAGAAG GTTCGAGATCTCGAAACTCAATTAGCTGAGGAAAGGAAAACAAGGCTAAAACAGGAAAACAGAGCTTTGGCCTCACTTGCTCCTCAGTCAACTTTAACATCAAACCAAGCACAGAAGACCTCAACAGATAACAAGAAACCACCATTGGTCCCATCAAAGCTAAGGCTGCCGCTTAGAAGAATCACAAACTTCATGCCGGCTCCTCCATCGCCAGCTCCTGCAAACAAGAAGAGCATGTCCTATCTCCCAGTTGTAAGAGAAGACAAAGAGAACGGCTTGAGAGGGAAGCAAGTTTTGAAAGCAAGACGAGGCTCCATTGCTGTAAGACCATCCCCAGCAATGACGACAGGTCAAGTTTTCCAGCCTAAAAGAAGGGCTTCAATTGCAACGTTCCGGCCCGAATCCAACTCAAGCATGGCAACTCCACTTCAAAATTCTTCTTCTAGAATGATGAGGACTGACCGTGTCATGGGGCGGCAGTCGTTTGTGTGGGATCCACAAAGAGTATGGCGAACTTCAAGAGTGTCTTCCCCAACTTCAACAATAGAAGCAACACCTATTGGCCCCAAAAGTAGTAAATTTAGAGGAAGTCCTCCTTCGCAGGTCCCTGGGTCGTGGAAGCCAAAGCATCCAACAGTCGTAGCACTGCAAAAGAAAGTGGTTTGGAGTCCGCTGAAGCTGAGAGGCATCAAAAATAAGAGAAATTCTATCATGTCTTGA
- the LOC130996919 gene encoding mannosylglycoprotein endo-beta-mannosidase isoform X2 yields the protein MAPIRDRNTGIWDEVSLSVTGPVKIIDPHLVSTFFDDYTRAYLHTTVELVNKSSWVAECSVKIQVGTELEGDIFLVEHLQTQHLSIPAGSNVSYTLPELFFYKPNLWWPNGMGKQSLYNVEITVDVDGHGESDSWSQHFGFRKIESHIDTDTGGRLFNVNGEPIFIRGGNWILSDGLLRLSKKRYETDIKFHADMNFNMMRCWGGGIAERPEFYHYCDIYGLLVWQEFWITGDVDGRGVPVSNPNGPLDHDLFLLCARDTVKMLRNHPSLALWVGGNEQVPPEDINTALKNDLRLHPHFESPVNDKHSVEEIFPIAKDPSQYLDGTRIYIQGSMWDGFANGKGDFTDGPYEIQYPENFFKDDFYKYGFNPEVGSVGMPVAATIRATMPREGWQIPLFNTLPNGYVEEVPNPIWKYHTYIAYSKPGMVHDQILPYGTPKDLDDFCLKAQLVNYIQYRALLEGWTSRMWSKYTGVLIWKTQNPWTGLRGQFYDHLHEQTAGFYGCRCAAEPIHVQLNLATYLIEIVNTTSDDLSDVAIEVSVWDLEGACQYYEVFDKLAAPSKRTTPTSEMKYPKSESPEPVYFLLLKLYKTSDDEILSRNFYWLHLPGGDYKLLEPYRERRVPLKITSLTLIQGSSYEVRMHIENTSKKPDSRSLRHGNRNRERKHEQGLFGKMVKRFSPSKDSGARVVEVGGTETGVAFFLQLSVHASGKDMKDIEDTRILPVHYSDNYFSLVPGEVMSVIVKFDAPEGAAPQVMINGWNCQSGLTVV from the exons ATGGCTCCTATAAG AGATAGGAACACTGGCATCTGGGATGAGGTGTCTCTTTCTGTTACTGGG CCAGTGAAGATAATAGATCCTCACTTAGTCTCCACATTCTTTGACGATTACACTAGGGCCTACCTTCACACAACAGTGGAGTTGGTGAATAAGAGCAGCTGGGTTGCTGAGTGCTCTGTGAAAATCCAAGTTGGGACTGAACTTGAAGGAGATATTTTCCTGGTAGAGCATCTTCAGACTCAGCATCTGTCCATTCCAGCTGGATCCAATGTTTCATATACATTACCTGAG CTATTCTTCTATAAACCCAACCTCTGGTGGCCCAATGGAATGGGAAAACAATCTCTTTATAATGTAGAAATAACAGTCGATGTGGATGGTCATGGAGAGTCTGATTCTTGGAGTCAGCATTTTGGGTTCCGTAAGATTGAAAGTCACATAGATACTGACACTGGTGGAAG ACTATTTAACGTCAACGGAGAGCCAATATTTATCCGGGGTGGTAATTGGATACTATCAGATGGGTTGCTACGACTTTCAAAGAAACGCTATGAGACAGATATTAAGTTCCATGCTGACATGAATTTCAACATGATGCGCTGTTGGGGAGGTGGAATTGCTGAAAGGCCTGAATTCTATCATTACTGTGACATCTATGGTCTTCTG GTTTGGCAAGAATTCTGGATAACCGGAGACGTTGATGGACGAGGTGTTCCAGTATCGAATCCCAACGGTCCTTTGGACCACGACCTTTTCTTGCTATGTGCTAGAGACACTGTGAAGATGCTAAGAAATCATCCTAGTCTTGCTCTATGGGTTGGAGGTAATGAGCAAGTTCCCCCGGAAGATATCAACACAGCTTTGAAAAACGATCTACGGCTTCATCCCCATTTCGAGAGCCCTGTCAACGATAAGCATTCCGTGGAGGAGATTTTCCCGATTGCAAAGGACCCTAGCCAGTATCTAGACGGCACCCGTATCTACATCCAAGGATCCATGTGGGATGGCTTTGCTAATGGGAAGGGAGACTTCACTGATGGTCCTTATGAAATTCAGTATCCTGAGAACTTCTTCAAGGATGACTTCTACAAATACGGTTTCAATCCCGAGGTTGGTTCTGTAGGAATGCCTGTTGCGGCTACTATCAGAGCCACGATGCCCCGAGAGGGTTGGCAGATTCCTCTATTTAACACGTTGCCAAATGGCTATGTCGAGGAAGTCCCCAATCCTATCTGGAAGTACCATACGTATATTGCGTATTCAAAACCAGGCATGGTTCATGATCAGATTTTACCATATGGAACACCTAAAGATCTCGATGACTTTTGCCTCAAG GCGCAATTGGTTAACTACATCCAATACAGAGCTCTCTTAGAAGGTTGGACCTCCCGTATGTGGAGCAAATACACGGGCGTCTTGATTTGGAAAACACAAAACCCTTGGACAGGTCTACGGGGCCAGTTCTACGATCATCTCCATGAGCAAACAGCAGGGTTCTACGGATGTCGTTGCGCTGCAGAACCAATTCATGTCCAGCTGAATCTCGCGACATATTTGATAGAG ATAGTGAACACTACTTCGGATGATCTATCCGACGTGGCTATAGAAGTTTCCGTCTGGGATCTCGAAGGAGCATGCCAGTACTACGAAGTCTTTGACAAGCTTGCTGCACCATCTAAAAGGACGACGCCTACTTCTGAGATGAAATATCCGAAGTCTGAGAGTCCCGAACCTGTTTACTTTCTTCTCCTCAAACTGTACAAAACGTCAGACGACGAGATCTTATCAAGGAACTTTTACTGGCTGCATCTCCCCGGTGGCGATTACAAGCTTCTGGAACCATACAGAGAGAGACGAGTCCCCCTCAAGATCACCTCTCTAACTCTCATTCAAGGATCCAGCTACGAGGTCAGGATGCACATAGAGAATACATCGAAGAAACCGGATTCAAGAAGCCTACGACATGGAAACAGAAACAGAGAGAGGAAGCACGAGCAGGGCTTGTTTGGTAAGATGGTGAAGCGCTTTTCGCCTAGTAAAGATAGTGGTGCGCGAGTTGTTGAAGTCGGTGGAACTGAGACCGGGGTCGCCTTCTTTCTTCAGCTCTCCGTTCATGCTTCGGGGAAGGACATGAAAGACATTGAGGACACTCGGATATTGCCAGTTCATTACTCCGACAACTATTTCTCGCTGGTGCCGGGGGAGGTGATGAGCGTGATCGTTAAGTTTGATGCTCCGGAGGGCGCGGCGCCCCAGGTTATGATCAACGGTTGGAATTGCCAAAGCGGGCTTACCGTAGTGTAG
- the LOC130996941 gene encoding probable microtubule-binding protein TANGLED, with protein MVARSPPKHHQKLAVVAPPISPTLLRETVKKVDRCMARLQELQHTVTGGTKLVSGLSLSPRSGRNYLRASLRCKQESLRLKNANSRRSSPGKLPVSKEEWRKMSLPAMLLGETVGEILQASQFARNVVEAVSSKPQKPANEDPKTPVTQRAKQKLALENSGLHARRRKEKQVVLQNVRSESNVPSIRRAKSKINFKVSPLQNRECDKENCRYIANRVSPRNRPWVKKTVLFPNPLFHSSPTSQHQKFGKTKSPMIARNRQTPHKFLIKSPPPPAASKFQVKIRSPPICISPTRGAAAKKSPRASSAAARLRRSFSPSRLAGKLVSPLKSRKSMPKNSEDMMKTMSGLKQRPTSFSMRFSSPRRT; from the exons ATGGTCGCAAGATCCCCACCAAAGCACCACCAGAAGCTGGCTGTGGTGGCGCCGCCCATCAGTCCCACTCTCCTCCGAGAAACCGTAAAAAAG GTGGATCGGTGTATGGCTCGACTGCAAGAGCTTCAACACACAGTAACAGGTGGGACTAAACTAGTCTCCGGTTTGAGTTTGAGTCCTCGTAGTGGTAGAAACTATCTACGGGCAAGCCTACGCTGTAAACAGGAGTCATTAAG GTTAAAGAATGCTAATTCTCGAAGATCTTCTCCTGGGAAGCTGCCAGTAAGTAAAG AGGAATGGCGCAAAATGTCATTGCCGGCAATGCTATTGGGAGAAACAGTGGGAGAAATACTGCAAGCAAGCCAGTTTGCAAGAAACGTAGTCGAAGCAGTGTCCTCCAAGCCTCAAAAGCCAGCAAACGAGGACCCAAAAACACCGGTGACACAGAGGGCGAAGCAGAAGCTAGCACTAGAGAACTCCGGGCTGCATGCACGTAGAAGGAAGGAGAAGCAAGTCGTGCTGCAGAATGTGAGGTCAGAATCCAACGTGCCTTCAATACGACGAGCCAAGTCCAAGATCAACTTCAAGGTGTCGCCCTTGCAGAACCGAGAGTGTGACAAGGAAAACTGCCGGTATATAGCTAATAGAGTCTCACCAAGGAATAGGCCATGGGTGAAGAAGACTGTCCTGTTTCCAAACCCTTTGTTTCACTCATCTCCCACATCACAGCACCAGAAGTTTGGCAAGACGAAGTCGCCCATGATTGCAAGGAATCGACAAACTCCACATAAGTTCTTGATCAAgtctcctcctcctcctgctGCCTCAAAGTTTCAAGTGAAAATCAGAAGCCCTCCTATTTGCATTTCCCCAACACGAGGTGCTGCTGCTAAGAAATCACCGAGGGCGTCGTCAGCTGCAGCAAGGCTGCGAAGATCATTCTCGCCTTCGAGGCTGGCTGGCAAGTTGGTGTCACCACTGAAAAGCAGAAAATCCATGCCCAAGAATAGCGAGGATATGATGAAGACAATGAGTGGATTGAAACAGCGTCCTACATCCTTTTCAATGCGATTCTCCTCACCTCGGAGAACTTGA
- the LOC130996919 gene encoding mannosylglycoprotein endo-beta-mannosidase isoform X1 gives MAAAEVIGKRVLDSGWLAARSTEVHLTGVELTTSHPPTADQPPWMEAVIPGTVLATLVKNKLVPDPFYGLENEAILDIGDSGREYYTFWFYTTFECKLSTNQHVDLNFRAINYSGKVYLNGHKVVLPKGMFRRHSIDVTDILNSNGENLLAVLIYPPDHPGKIPPEGGQGGDHEIGKDVATQYVEGWDWMAPIRDRNTGIWDEVSLSVTGPVKIIDPHLVSTFFDDYTRAYLHTTVELVNKSSWVAECSVKIQVGTELEGDIFLVEHLQTQHLSIPAGSNVSYTLPELFFYKPNLWWPNGMGKQSLYNVEITVDVDGHGESDSWSQHFGFRKIESHIDTDTGGRLFNVNGEPIFIRGGNWILSDGLLRLSKKRYETDIKFHADMNFNMMRCWGGGIAERPEFYHYCDIYGLLVWQEFWITGDVDGRGVPVSNPNGPLDHDLFLLCARDTVKMLRNHPSLALWVGGNEQVPPEDINTALKNDLRLHPHFESPVNDKHSVEEIFPIAKDPSQYLDGTRIYIQGSMWDGFANGKGDFTDGPYEIQYPENFFKDDFYKYGFNPEVGSVGMPVAATIRATMPREGWQIPLFNTLPNGYVEEVPNPIWKYHTYIAYSKPGMVHDQILPYGTPKDLDDFCLKAQLVNYIQYRALLEGWTSRMWSKYTGVLIWKTQNPWTGLRGQFYDHLHEQTAGFYGCRCAAEPIHVQLNLATYLIEIVNTTSDDLSDVAIEVSVWDLEGACQYYEVFDKLAAPSKRTTPTSEMKYPKSESPEPVYFLLLKLYKTSDDEILSRNFYWLHLPGGDYKLLEPYRERRVPLKITSLTLIQGSSYEVRMHIENTSKKPDSRSLRHGNRNRERKHEQGLFGKMVKRFSPSKDSGARVVEVGGTETGVAFFLQLSVHASGKDMKDIEDTRILPVHYSDNYFSLVPGEVMSVIVKFDAPEGAAPQVMINGWNCQSGLTVV, from the exons ATGGCTGCGGCGGAGGTGATAGGGAAGAGAGTGCTGGACTCTGGGTGGCTGGCGGCGCGGTCCACGGAGGTCCACCTCACCGGAGTCGAGCTGACCACCTCCCACCCTCCCACCGCCGATCAGCCCCCCTGGATGGAAGCTGTCATTCCTGGAAC TGTTTTGGCTACCCTTGTGAAGAACAAGCTTGTGCCTGATCCCTTCTATGGTTTGGAGAATGAGGCAATATTGGATATTGGCGACTCCGGAAGGGAATATTACACCTTCTGGTTTTACACGACGTTTGAGTGTAAGTTG TCAACGAACCAACACGTGGATCTAAACTTCCGTGCTATAAATTATTCCGGCAAAGTTTATTTAAATGGACACAAAGTGGTGCTGCCTAAGGGGATGTTCCGAAGACATTCAATTGATGTAACCGATATTCTGAATTCAAATGGTGAAAATTTGCTCGCTGTCCTGATTTATCCTCCTGACCATCCTGGAAAAATTCCTCCTGAAGGTGGTCAAGGTGGTGATCATGAG ATTGGGAAAGATGTTGCGACTCAATATGTAGAGGGTTGGGATTGGATGGCTCCTATAAG AGATAGGAACACTGGCATCTGGGATGAGGTGTCTCTTTCTGTTACTGGG CCAGTGAAGATAATAGATCCTCACTTAGTCTCCACATTCTTTGACGATTACACTAGGGCCTACCTTCACACAACAGTGGAGTTGGTGAATAAGAGCAGCTGGGTTGCTGAGTGCTCTGTGAAAATCCAAGTTGGGACTGAACTTGAAGGAGATATTTTCCTGGTAGAGCATCTTCAGACTCAGCATCTGTCCATTCCAGCTGGATCCAATGTTTCATATACATTACCTGAG CTATTCTTCTATAAACCCAACCTCTGGTGGCCCAATGGAATGGGAAAACAATCTCTTTATAATGTAGAAATAACAGTCGATGTGGATGGTCATGGAGAGTCTGATTCTTGGAGTCAGCATTTTGGGTTCCGTAAGATTGAAAGTCACATAGATACTGACACTGGTGGAAG ACTATTTAACGTCAACGGAGAGCCAATATTTATCCGGGGTGGTAATTGGATACTATCAGATGGGTTGCTACGACTTTCAAAGAAACGCTATGAGACAGATATTAAGTTCCATGCTGACATGAATTTCAACATGATGCGCTGTTGGGGAGGTGGAATTGCTGAAAGGCCTGAATTCTATCATTACTGTGACATCTATGGTCTTCTG GTTTGGCAAGAATTCTGGATAACCGGAGACGTTGATGGACGAGGTGTTCCAGTATCGAATCCCAACGGTCCTTTGGACCACGACCTTTTCTTGCTATGTGCTAGAGACACTGTGAAGATGCTAAGAAATCATCCTAGTCTTGCTCTATGGGTTGGAGGTAATGAGCAAGTTCCCCCGGAAGATATCAACACAGCTTTGAAAAACGATCTACGGCTTCATCCCCATTTCGAGAGCCCTGTCAACGATAAGCATTCCGTGGAGGAGATTTTCCCGATTGCAAAGGACCCTAGCCAGTATCTAGACGGCACCCGTATCTACATCCAAGGATCCATGTGGGATGGCTTTGCTAATGGGAAGGGAGACTTCACTGATGGTCCTTATGAAATTCAGTATCCTGAGAACTTCTTCAAGGATGACTTCTACAAATACGGTTTCAATCCCGAGGTTGGTTCTGTAGGAATGCCTGTTGCGGCTACTATCAGAGCCACGATGCCCCGAGAGGGTTGGCAGATTCCTCTATTTAACACGTTGCCAAATGGCTATGTCGAGGAAGTCCCCAATCCTATCTGGAAGTACCATACGTATATTGCGTATTCAAAACCAGGCATGGTTCATGATCAGATTTTACCATATGGAACACCTAAAGATCTCGATGACTTTTGCCTCAAG GCGCAATTGGTTAACTACATCCAATACAGAGCTCTCTTAGAAGGTTGGACCTCCCGTATGTGGAGCAAATACACGGGCGTCTTGATTTGGAAAACACAAAACCCTTGGACAGGTCTACGGGGCCAGTTCTACGATCATCTCCATGAGCAAACAGCAGGGTTCTACGGATGTCGTTGCGCTGCAGAACCAATTCATGTCCAGCTGAATCTCGCGACATATTTGATAGAG ATAGTGAACACTACTTCGGATGATCTATCCGACGTGGCTATAGAAGTTTCCGTCTGGGATCTCGAAGGAGCATGCCAGTACTACGAAGTCTTTGACAAGCTTGCTGCACCATCTAAAAGGACGACGCCTACTTCTGAGATGAAATATCCGAAGTCTGAGAGTCCCGAACCTGTTTACTTTCTTCTCCTCAAACTGTACAAAACGTCAGACGACGAGATCTTATCAAGGAACTTTTACTGGCTGCATCTCCCCGGTGGCGATTACAAGCTTCTGGAACCATACAGAGAGAGACGAGTCCCCCTCAAGATCACCTCTCTAACTCTCATTCAAGGATCCAGCTACGAGGTCAGGATGCACATAGAGAATACATCGAAGAAACCGGATTCAAGAAGCCTACGACATGGAAACAGAAACAGAGAGAGGAAGCACGAGCAGGGCTTGTTTGGTAAGATGGTGAAGCGCTTTTCGCCTAGTAAAGATAGTGGTGCGCGAGTTGTTGAAGTCGGTGGAACTGAGACCGGGGTCGCCTTCTTTCTTCAGCTCTCCGTTCATGCTTCGGGGAAGGACATGAAAGACATTGAGGACACTCGGATATTGCCAGTTCATTACTCCGACAACTATTTCTCGCTGGTGCCGGGGGAGGTGATGAGCGTGATCGTTAAGTTTGATGCTCCGGAGGGCGCGGCGCCCCAGGTTATGATCAACGGTTGGAATTGCCAAAGCGGGCTTACCGTAGTGTAG